AATACAATGTTTTATATTggcaaaagaagaaaattgtataaatgtaTAAGGAAAGAGTATTTCCTGGCATCAAtttgttgtcaaaaaattcagtAGTTctcaattttaactattttatcatTCACGTTCTTTTCTCTTTGATTATTCTCTAATCCGatgttgtttaaattttctttttttatatctttagtaATTCTACCTACTAGGGACAAATCCGGTTGTTTGAGGTTAATAACTTCCCattctatgaaattaattttacgataaagCTTTCAATAATAACcttaattaatctatgataaatgGACCGTATTTTCAgatatgtgaaaatttttaaatatagaatttatttcgtttttcacTATTTTCGGtagtattataaatttcatatatatgatAAACCATACTGAAAATATCACGTATCATTGTCAAGTTCTTatctccagattttttttttgaaattttaaacaaaattatagaaatacagATGTTTGATGCAAATATTGTAATAAGAGTGATCTTATATCtatcttatttgtttaaaaacaaatgagaaatttcaaatttcttaaattttttatttcgtttcattgaattttttactcttttacaataagcatttgaattaattaatttatagatgCATCAATGAATAAAGATgttcattaaaaagacaaatagTCTCTTCCAGAATGTCTATCCATAATGCGTTTCTGCAGTGCAGAGCATTCTTCAGGCGATACATGATACGCTCTACTTCTTCCATCTATTTTCGGCGGTTGACATTGTGTTTCGCATAATCTCACTTTGCAACAAACATCTCCTCCATGACAGTCCGAGTTTGAGCAACAACCCATTGATAACATTTCGGGGCAATCATATAAAAAGACTAAAGGACACACACGTCCTAAAAATAAGAAGAAGTTgtatatatttcttctaaaaattctagtaagttaaattaaaacaatacatttcgAAGTCAAACAATCGTAAAAAAACCTAAATCTTTAAACTTGCTTTCTCAAAtgcaataaattgtttattttttttgtatctgaTTCAAAAGCATGTCGTCAACCGAATTGAACATTTTCATTAATGCTTCTCAgcatgattatttataaaaaatattatttataaacttgtctgattcaatcaaaataattaaaattgcgaATTTTGAGCcctttatacaataatatattatgagaataaataatctaatgTGAAAACAAAGGACAAAGGAAATAATGGTGGGAAAATGTATGTAATACAAATAGGAAGAGgacttataaaaaatgatttcgtTTTTTGGCATTCGCctgtttaaaattatgattctaCAAGAACGTACgttcgaaatttttatattaaggtaTGCTGACGCGAAAACAAGGTACATGAATCACATATCGATTTTCTGTGTTCTTTCCACAGCACGAAAGTTTTGTACTGAAAACCAtcttatatttatgaaaactgacaatgaatttttgaattcgctttatatatatacatgcattatGTTAGGCAAATTAGGTAATGTTAaccaataaatcaaatattttgatattttgacaaatccACAAAAATCTAtatgtagattaatttaaaaataaattagtctcgttccttttctgaattattatggGAAATTTTTCTTGAGCAAAGAGTATAACTTCCCTTTTGGGGGAGGGGAGCGGGATGGATGGTTTCATGAGAATTTGTTTATtactgatttttcattttatattccgaAAAGATTCATAGACGATATATATGTTTTCTCGAAATAGACTATAGTAAAACCAAGTTCAGATactcttcttaatttttaatgcattcatttaagGATGTTAGTACTATTGGTTAATGCTTCTCAATAATTTATTCGTAAATGGTTTGTATTGTGtaagaaatttataagataatacAGAATCTTATACATTTACAGAATCTTATACATTATGTATAAGATAATACAGAATCTTATACATTTACAGAATCTTATACATTATGTATAAGATAATACAGAATCTTATACATTATGTATAAGATAATACAGAATCTTATACATTATGTATAAGATAATACAGAATCTTATACATAAGATAATACAGAATcaggaatttattttcaaatgcagaaataatttgCTGACACAgacaaaatgcattatataaatataatttgaaatcatattttccaTTTTGTCTTATTATATGCTctcattttttgtgtgtgtatgtgtgtgtccTACTGAATACATGACTCTTGTTTTCCTCATGTAATcactaaaatttcaaagaaaatgtctAGATGGTTCTGTACATAAAGACTATTTATGCTTCTGCGTATATTCATTTGCTATATGCACTTTTGAGATTGTTATTTTAACAGTTCCAGATtcagagaaagaagaaaaatacgaTAATATATGAGCTCCACTTAAGAAATTTAGCccaatgaaaatcatttattagaGTTAAAGGGTATGAAGGTGTGTCTAATTATAACTTCATACAATGTAATAAAGTTAACTTCAATAAAATAGTTGTAGAAATCGtgagatttctttttcataagCCCGAAAATgactattaaaaaagaatttaaaaaaagtgccttaatagtttagatatattttcgcacaatattttcttacattcataagcatatgaaatttttaattctctttttatacaaaaaatactcCTAAAAATGGAATTGACTTTATACCAccagtaatttttattgaaattcattgaaaaaaacttatataaaaaaagttcctCCAATCGTCGCGTAACATTACCCCAATAttcggaaaaataattaatattaaatttctttaaaatttacgttttggaaattaaattccCTTATTAACCAATCATtagaaaatactttgtttcaaaactgtGATGGCTTTAATATCATGGCTCTTGAGTTCTTGAAATCaaatagaaaactttttcttcatTACAATAATCAATTCGCTTTGGCATTTAGAATAATGCATTATTAGCTCTGCAGAGTTTCGAGAGAGAATTTGATTTCTCATTATTTCTACTGAcattttattactgaatataGAAAATACAATCGCTATAAATAAAGAAGCAGAATCTGTATCTGTaataacaaacattatttttacgtATTTTGTTTTCTTGCCACTAaggaattttattatcttttaattctaCATAGTTctccaaattttaatgaaactcctTGTaaggttttcaaattttattcttgtttttttttt
Above is a genomic segment from Argiope bruennichi chromosome 1, qqArgBrue1.1, whole genome shotgun sequence containing:
- the LOC129980833 gene encoding uncharacterized protein LOC129980833, with translation MKLLLVLIFLAVVGTATAQANGRVCPLVFLYDCPEMLSMGCCSNSDCHGGDVCCKVRLCETQCQPPKIDGRSRAYHVSPEECSALQKRIMDRHSGRDYLSF